One genomic window of Elusimicrobiota bacterium includes the following:
- a CDS encoding phosphotransferase: MSLRVAAHNLWQKLSLGSVSAKFFSEPPTVDTVYKLIGALFSQRPGDIRSINNGSVSRVFIVHMPKGKDLIVKINRESEFKEYLKEKWCMERIAKIGLPVPKIHTVGKDIIPFAYSIQQRIDGIPANQFHGDRQKIWRQIGKCAAAINFLPTGGYGRWMGDFSSGQWACRTWGEYIQPMIDRIFHSRSFWIEEFVAQENLKNMRFIFEKMKDWKFSPTLCHGNFAMSNILVDSLGDITGILDWGNAASHRAPYYELATAFFWMNREEQESFLMGYGLNWSQYEDIKNDVEALQLLEMLDLARWSTEHDNENQKNLEKIRKQLKPLILRLGEQIFAHRRYPSVRGKIRDVIQAAIDTPHSSLTYLENNRTSNRYQSVQLDEDWIKGYRTSRADILDKIPFKGKKVLDLGSNLGELSRGARRRGALFVDGFEYDPFFIETANLINAYLGATRVSFYKRDITDPGVYAEKYDLVLAFAVFDYIKKILPEISRITSEMLVLETHVLKNDLDKSYLDRLSPHFKYRQLIGYVPENADGGSGKRAVLAFANNRKRLSELNL, encoded by the coding sequence ATGTCTTTACGCGTTGCAGCTCATAATCTTTGGCAGAAACTTTCGTTGGGTTCGGTTTCCGCTAAGTTTTTTTCCGAACCGCCGACGGTAGATACTGTTTATAAGCTGATCGGCGCACTCTTTTCCCAACGGCCGGGAGATATTCGATCTATAAACAATGGGAGTGTCAGCCGAGTTTTTATTGTTCATATGCCAAAGGGAAAGGACTTGATCGTTAAGATCAACAGAGAAAGCGAATTCAAGGAGTATTTAAAAGAGAAATGGTGCATGGAAAGAATCGCAAAGATCGGTTTGCCTGTTCCCAAAATACATACCGTCGGGAAAGATATTATTCCTTTCGCTTATTCCATCCAGCAGCGCATCGACGGCATACCTGCCAATCAATTTCATGGAGATAGGCAGAAAATTTGGCGACAGATCGGCAAATGTGCAGCCGCAATTAATTTTTTGCCAACCGGAGGTTATGGAAGATGGATGGGCGATTTCTCTTCGGGGCAGTGGGCCTGCCGGACCTGGGGGGAGTATATTCAGCCGATGATAGACCGAATTTTTCATTCACGATCTTTTTGGATCGAAGAGTTTGTCGCTCAAGAAAACTTGAAAAACATGAGATTTATTTTCGAAAAAATGAAAGATTGGAAATTCAGCCCCACCCTCTGTCATGGGAATTTCGCCATGAGCAATATTTTGGTGGATTCTCTTGGGGATATTACGGGCATTCTTGACTGGGGCAACGCGGCTTCTCATCGAGCGCCATACTATGAGTTGGCCACCGCTTTTTTTTGGATGAATCGTGAGGAGCAGGAAAGTTTTCTGATGGGGTACGGCTTGAATTGGTCGCAATATGAAGACATAAAAAATGATGTCGAGGCCTTGCAGCTATTGGAAATGTTGGATCTCGCGAGATGGTCAACTGAGCACGACAATGAGAATCAAAAGAATTTGGAAAAAATAAGAAAGCAGCTCAAGCCTTTGATTCTTAGATTGGGGGAACAAATTTTCGCCCATCGACGCTATCCGAGCGTAAGAGGAAAAATTAGGGATGTTATTCAAGCGGCAATAGACACGCCGCATTCTTCTTTGACCTATTTAGAGAACAATCGAACATCGAATAGATATCAATCAGTTCAGCTTGATGAAGATTGGATCAAGGGTTACAGAACTTCACGGGCCGATATTTTGGACAAAATCCCCTTTAAGGGGAAAAAAGTTCTTGATCTTGGGTCTAATCTGGGGGAGCTGAGTCGAGGAGCCAGGCGTAGGGGCGCTCTTTTTGTCGATGGTTTTGAGTATGACCCATTTTTTATTGAGACGGCTAATTTGATCAATGCCTATCTCGGCGCCACCAGAGTTTCTTTTTATAAACGCGATATTACTGATCCGGGCGTCTATGCGGAAAAGTACGATTTAGTTTTAGCCTTTGCTGTTTTTGACTACATAAAAAAAATTCTTCCTGAAATCAGCCGAATAACATCCGAAATGTTGGTGCTTGAAACCCATGTTCTCAAGAACGATTTGGACAAGTCTTATTTGGATCGATTGTCTCCGCACTTTAAATATCGCCAGCTTATTGGCTATGTGCCTGAGAATGCCGACGGAGGAAGCGGCAAACGGGCTGTTTTGGCGTTTGCCAACAACAGAAAGCGCTTGAGTGAGCTTAATTTATGA